The Pithys albifrons albifrons isolate INPA30051 chromosome 4, PitAlb_v1, whole genome shotgun sequence genome segment ttccttcaattctatccttttttttttaataaaacatttgagTTTTAATCCTGTCCTTTAGGtactttgaaaattaaagaaCTTGGAAATTAAGATTTAGGCCCGACATTGTCTCTTACACTTCAAAAATTCAGGTTGAGAATACCTTACAGAAGGAAGATGCAGGTGCATAATTTTAATCTTATGTATCAGAACATTAATGAATTTTGGCTATGATTTCATTTGATCTCAAAGATGCACTTAACAAACTATACTGTCCACATTGATATGGTAAGAAAACCAGTTTCTTTCAGACACTTCTAAGATTTCATAAttggacaaaaataaaataaaaaacaaaacaaagaaaaaaaaacaaacagaaaaaccccaaccaaataAGAAAACCTTGTAAAAAATCCTCACTGAGACAAAACCTCAGAAACCCATAAACATTTCTCTTTGGGAAGATAGAAACAtaactttatattttattattttcatagcATAAGTGTTTTTAGTTGCTGGACCTGAGAAATCAATAAAGCAGggtttgaaaataaattaggtTTGTATTGATATTTTGATACAAAAAGGAATTTAGAGAAGTataaataggaagaaaaaattatcaCATAACTCCTAAAAGGAAGTAAATAATTTGCATTATTTGTCTCTTGAGGACATTTTTTGGCTTATTTTTAGTTATGGCACTTGTAAGAAATATAATGTTTGGAAACAACATAAACAGCCTAAATATATACCATATGGTTTAATATTGTTATGTTTTATAGCTGcggaaaaaattaaacagaatcATCTTTGGCTGTCCATTGAAAAGCCTTGAAATCActatcttttcattttcatgtggAAGTATGATAATCTGCATATGATGTCATGGTCTGTTTGGATCTCCCAAATTTACAGCCCTGTGTACTTTATAAATTAAACTTTATTTTACGAGCTTATGATCTcgctaaaaaaaaagataaaaaaaaccccacccaaaaataaaatactctgcCCCAAAATGTCCTGCCAAAACATAGAAAGACATCAAACAATGGTGGAATCATCTTTGTCCAGACTAGTCCCACACATGAACTCACTAATTCattatttcactgtttcacAAACTCTCTCACAAGTTCTCTAAATCATATTTTCTCAAATTAGTTACCAAACTGTTGGTGAGAGTgctcatttttccttctccatcatGGTGTGAGTGTCCTTCATACTATGTTGACAAGCACAAAAGCCTCAGCAGTCTGCCTGCAGTTGGATCCGCTTCAAAAATTTTAGGGGTAAGCTTAGGCATTTACATTTTCTAGCTCAGATGTTTAGTCTACAGCATTTCCATGAATCAACAGATCCTGAAGAAACTGTCAGGTAGTTACTTTTTGAAGATGCAGGAGGTCGTGGCTGCAGATGATATTAGTCCACTTGCTGCTCTCACACTGACCTAATGACACTGCTCCCAGCATACGTCAGACTTCAACAGGAATTGTGTGATCACTgccatatttttccttttctttcctttaagcATTTTCCAAGTCTTTCTGGTTATTGTAACTTTAGTTTCTCTCAATACCAACAATTTATTGGCTAGGGTTTGAGTATCAAATGAATTCAATTCATATACCAATTACACCCAGTAGATTTTGAAtatcttttttacttttatgcCGTATTGGTCAGTGACTTTGTAGACATCACTGTAGAGATGGTCACTATAATCAGTActagttttcttctgtacaagAGTGTATGCATTTCTTTTGTTCAATGTATGTTCATTGTCTTTAATTTTGGAAGCATAATTCTAGGCTCTTGTGTATCATACAGTTGCATTAAGTGAAAGGTACTTTTATTAGGAAGTTGTTCTAATTGTTTTTTAAGATAAACAATCAGAAACAAATGGTAGCTTAAATTTGTCCATTTACACTGACTTGCACAGCAGTTAGTAAGAgacttcatgaaaaaaatagcTGTATTTTTTCTCATTGTGTACCGTTACTGTAATTATTGTGTATGGTTATAGTGTATGATTAGATGACTTACATGCCAGTAGTACCCATTTCACACGTTGTCACAACCACATACAGCTTCACATCTAGTGTTACTAAATATGGTTAAATTCAGGTTAACTTTAGAACTTAGGGTTAACATAACATTATCACCTGCTGTCAGTACTGCTCCTTGTGGTGTTGCAGATGGTACTCCTTCTGTAACTAGTTTTAAATCAAGTTATGACTGATCTGTAATACCTGAGTTGTGTCATGGGCAGTGTTAATAGGCAGGACCTGTTAGAAGCAATTTTTGGGTTCCAATTACCAGTGTTGCCATGGTGATTTCATAAGGGCGCTTAGGTCTTGGACATAATCCAAACCTCAGTTATGGTTAACTTGTTCCCTTTTCCATTGTAAAAAGAGAGACATACAGATAACCCCTGAGGTGGATGTTTAACTGCAGTCTCATTTTATAGATTTCAAGAGGGTTTTACTTCTGTTTGAACAGGAATTTAGGCAGCTACCCATATGAATCCTTTATCTATGGTTCTTCCTGTTGGGTATTGTCATTTGTGTAGCCAACTTGCACATTCTCACAGATAGGACCTCCACATACAGTATCAGTAGGTTCGTTCTTGTGTAGCTGCTGGTTTAGTAGTTCATTCCATCAGTCTACTGTCCTAGTATTTTCAGGTTTATACAGTAGGCAGAAAATCCAGTGTACAACATTTGAAACAAACCAAGGTTGTCCTGCTTTATTCTTAAAATGTTATCCATTATAAGATTGTATTTCTCTGGACAAGGGAAAATAACAAACCACCAGTTTAAAGCTGTATCAGCTGTGAGACCAGTGATAGTTTAGGCAGAGAACACATTCCCTGCACCACTATTTCTGCTCCTGTTAAGGATGTGTTTCTGCTGTCCAGGTGTTTGTTCTAAAGGATCAATATAATGTAGATGAGATGTTTCCCAGATTAATTTACCTTCCCTGAAGGGGGTACAGAGTTTGTGATGATGTACCACTGTTTGACAATAAAATAATGGCACTAATATACAATTTGTTTTTCCAGAACTTTTGCCACTGGGAATCCTCTGCTGTTGAAAAGACCTCCATAGATTGTTGAAATAAATCCTAAGTCTCAGTGTGTCTAAGCCATTCCCGTAACCAGGTAGACTGGTGTTCTGCCTGAGCCTTATGCTATATTTTTTCCAGCCAAATGATCAGCCACCTCATTCTATGTTGCCAGAAGTTTTAGGGATTTGGTAACTAGATGCATTTTTATGATTATATTCTTAGATTGAGCTATATCATAAATCACTTTCCATTgtgatgtttttttcctgccaaatATTTCAGTCATTTACTTAGCGGTATTTTTTCATCCAATTCTCTAGCCACTGGTTGGAACCTCTAAGAGTTACTAATTAAAACCAGCTTTACAACAAGAACAGCCATGTATGATTTGATCTCCTTTTGTTGAGTTAATAGCTTGATGGTTAGCAGCCCTTAGGAAAGAGACAAGTTTTGGGGAGTGACAGTCAATCACTCCCTCTGTTATTCTTCCCTGTCACCCCTGCCTATTTTCTCTAAGCCTTCCTCCTTTGTCGGGTTTGATTGAATAGTGAACTGCAGCAATGCCAAGGATAGTTCTGACTTTCCAGTAGGACTTACAAAAGTACATGTAGtttctacattttattttgtcctaTTAAATGTGTAGattacacaaaagaaaattaagtggCTGAATCTGAAGCAGATATTTTCTGTGAAGACAGAACACCTTTAACAAAAGTTTGCCTGGGGTCTTAATGTAACTAAGGATTGTCATGCAATTACTAAAAGGGTGTTGAAATATTATCCTTGAGTTGCTGCTTTAGCTATTCAACTGACTGAAAAACCTGAGTTCAGTGAACAGATTTTAACATGGGAAAAGTGCAATATTTCTTATCCCTCCTGatgattttgtttaattttgctACAAGGGCTAATGTGCTTGCTTATAACAATAGCTGGTAACAATAAATCAAGagctcttctttttcttactgGTGTTCAGGATCTTTAAGTAAATAAGGAGAGGTTGCAATGCAATGAAATGTGGTTTAGAACTATACTCCTTGTTGTGTTCACCAAATGTCTGGAGGTTTTGTTCTCTAAGAACTATCAACGCTCTCTCACATGCTGTCCCCACTCTGCTCACATGATACAATGAATGTTCATTCATGTATTTTGTTCATACTTATTGTAAATTATTCAGTTAAGAACAACTACTCTAAAAGGGAATTTGTGTTCCTTCTTATCCTTCagttgttaaaaataaaactataagGTTTCAGTGAACAGAAACCCCCCATTTTCATCCAATTCTCTAACTTTACCTTATCTTTCTATCTAATTATCTTTTATTAAGTAATCATGTCAGCTGAGCTCCATTTGCTGTACTAGATAGTCTGGTGCTGCAAACTCAAGCTAGCAACTTTAGCTGCATGCAGTTTTGagttttgggttatttttttcaattttcagacTTATGGAATTTCTGATGTTCTGATGTTAgcacataaaaaaacccaaaagcgaacaaacaacaacaaaataaaacaaacaaaaacccccaaacaaacaaaacaaaacaaacaaaaaaaccaaacccacaacccTGTAAAGTTTGTTTCCACATTAAGGAGCTTAGGCTAAATCACTTTGAAGAGGTACTAACAAGATGAGGAGAGATGAAGCAGTgacttttgaaaacaaaaatctaggTGAAATTCAAAGTTCAAGATGACCTTAAATCTAGCAATATTAACATAtaactttcttcttttaattagCATTAACATAAAAGTTAGAAATTATTCTTGTGCTCCCTGGGAACATATACGGATATTTTATAGATGAGATTTTTCTGAGCACAATGTAGATATATGATGTTTTACAGTGAAATGCTTTTCTATGAGCTGGTCATACACcagaaaagagaattatttttttttctttaacatctcCTAATAACTACAGGAATGATTAAAGATTTACTATCAACTGGTTCAGTACTACAACAGTCTTTAGTTGGACTTGTTTTTAACATTACTTCATCAGAGCAGTATTTTTGAGAACATGAAAGAGCAGGTGGatatgaaatataaatgaaattaaaaaaaatactaatgGTCCTTTTGGAACTATGAGATTTTTGACCCTTTCAAGTCTTTTACAATAATCAACAcagttttctaatttttaaatctttgcgtccttttaagaaaaatcttttaGTCAACTTAAAAACATATGAGCACAGATCTTAATAATTCATAGTTGTAATAGAATTCCTGTTACCAGTTTCATTTATccaataaatatttctattttttcatctttatattCTGAGTCAGTCAGCCACTGAAATGGATTGTGTTGAGATCTGTGTCTCATAACAAGAAAAATTGTATCATTCTACCTCTTGTATACTCAAAGAGGATTTCTGAAAAAGAGTTTAGATTGGATTTTCTGGAAAGCAGGCAGGGAAATTAAGACACATAGAAACATCTCCTTTTCCTTACCTCCTTGGATTGAGCCAGCACTTCTGTTATGTGGAAGAGGAGTAACTTatcttaatttcttaattttttggAATTTTACGTACAGAGTTGGAATTATCTATCCATGATGAAAAGTGCAGTCCAAGTTCAGCCTGTCCTAAGACTGTTAGAAGGGTAACTGACTACTAGTTCACCGTACAAGCCTGCTTCAAATATTACAGCTGTAATTTTGATGTGACTGGCAGTGTTCCAGCCCCAAGAACACTTAAGCCATCACAGTGGAAGGGACAAAGAACTCATGACCACTGACTCTCGTCTTCAGTAGGTTACAGTTAAGTCACCTCACACCCAtaatgaaaacagagaaagatcTTATTCTGATTCATGATGATTTCTGAAGTCTTCAAAGTTTCTGCCAAAGAAGAATATTTACATTTGTATTTCTCCAAAGATttgttgttatgggttcacctaggtgggcctagatttgggctctgaagtttggactaggccgaagctgtcagctgacttgagctgggctgagctaacagctgacctcttctagccagtaactttgtattccataccacattatgacatcatctccagggaagcaggaaccagtgtgggagtggttaaggcagtcgcttctcagccctcctcttgggaggacacacgatgctgccccaggggggatggagaggaccaggcccaccactggctcacagggtacctcaggaaagtaaaatgtgttgttctgggtctctcctttctgcctgagtttgtctccctggggaataagcttcttcttaagtaatgtgtagttaggacagtagaatttgtgtgttcgttaagaagttgaggtggggaacttgttgttgcagacttgtgtgagtgtatatttgtactctcttctaattgtctctttctttctgtgaaaaatatatgtagatttagtataaatgcagtttgaagtgtttttttctttcccctctcttttcctccctttccctggtgttaggagggaggcttttctctctgtgcttgggagggttggcagttgcttatctcaaaccaagacaatttGTAAACTGTACATTCCCCAAGTTCTCCCTTCTTTTAGTGAATATGCAAAGCCATTGGCAAAtccattaaaaaacccctactAGTTATGAAGAGTGTAATGAACATTACTAGTCTGGAACAGATACAAAaagtgtcagaaaaaaaatttaaccCCCCACAAGTTTCAActattaattatatatttattatcttatatattttatattattatatatttaaaatttattgggttggttggtttgtttgttttggggttttttaattaaaatttcaggAAACAAAGGCATTACCACAACTCGAAAGTTAAATTAACAATTTTCTACAATAGTTTAGTTATTTTGGTTCTATTGGGTCTCATAAAAAATTGGGGGTGGCAATATCTTTGTATTTTGGATAAGGCTTATTCAAATTAGATTGCTGgaagaagaacaagaaacaTGAAAATGGCTTAACCTTGATGAAGCTTTGGAAGCAGCTGTGCTACATCTGTGTAGTGTTGTGGTGGGGGTTGATGGTACTACACCACACAGTGACAATGAAGGGAGCTGTGAGTCCTTTACTgtccttttccttctcacttATTCATACTTCACTACAACAGTTCTCCATAAGCTTCTAACAAATGGCAAATAAATATCCCGGAAATCATAGAAAAGttgaaaacagctggaaaaccggaaaaaatctgcaaaacacATCTATTTAGCTGAAGTGAAGCATGACTGAATCTCAATGCCAAAACTGTCTACTCTTCAGTATTTTGTTTGCAGCATTGACCTTCTACATTTCAACTGAAGGTGTTACCACTGATTGCTGTAACATATAAATATGATATCTTTGCAAATTGATATTAGAATACAagagcaatttcttttttactttaaacAACTTTTTCTTCCATTGAAATTACAAGATTTTTAgatttgtatatttatattttggtTGCTTGGtaagtttttttttgtttgtttggttggttttgtttgttttttgtttttttttaagataaggaagagaaaaaaaaattaaggaggTTTAACTGACTGGTCTCTACAGACTGTCCACATCAGCATTTTCTCAGCATGGGGGTGGAAAAGCAATTTCTGagatactatttttttctctgatcaaataagtaataaataatgaaaatattaataatgaaaaagaaaataagatttacTAGCAGAGTCATATCATCACAAGGTAGGCTGTACAGTACAGTCGGATAGTGCTACGCTTTCAAGattaatgtaaaaatatacTGCCTGGACATCTTCTGAAATGTAGACAGCAAAATTAATCTCCCTGtataaaagaaatgaagaaaatccaAAGATCAGAGGGATTgatcatattttttaaattaggtATGCAAATTAGAAGGTAAGTTTTGTTCAGTATAAAATTCCATTTtgggaaaaaaggcaagtaaATTGTGATTGGAGTTCTAGACAAATAATTTCCTCTTActagatatttaaaatatatattgatCCAATTTAATCTTGTCTTGAAGGAAGAAAGCTTTTGTCTGCTTTCTTCAGACTCGAAATTTTTTTGAGAGCATTATAATTATTTAATGACACTTCCTTTCTAGAAATTCCCAGCCAGGTAACAGCATGTCTGTTTCTGTTACTAAAAAAGTATTGcataaaagatattttaatatgtatttcttATCAATTAAACAGACTTCTGAAACATGAAcagaattattaaaattaacTCAATTATTGTAGTAAAACCCCACTACAGTTGGAGTTTATCCATATAATTTAATTGAATAAAGTTAAATtattgtctgtctgtcttttttAGGAGTAGAATTAGATGGTGAATCAAAACATGAACTCAGACTCTGCTCAGAAACGAATGGAAGAGGCACACATTTTTGGGACCCAACCAAGACAACCTTATAAATTAGATGGAAGTTGTCATCCAGGTGACCATCTGTGTAATCCAAATCAGCCATCTCAGAGTTTCTGCCCATATTCATCTCattatacatatatgcatatggATTACAACAGTGATTGGGAAATTTTTGAAGCAGTAAAAATTCGGGAACTGGAAGAAGTCAAAGCTAGAGCTGCGCAAATGGAAAAGACCATGCGCTGGTGGTCAGATTGTACTGCTAACTGGAGGGAGAAATGGAGCAAAGttagagcagaaagaaataaagccCAAGAGGAAGCAAGACAATTGAGAATCAAATTAGATAGTGTCATAAAAGAAATGAgtatgcttaaaaaaataaatcaaaatttgttaagtgagaaggaaaactttgaaaatggaactggctggaaaacaaaatgcagttgCTCAGAaatatattatattaaaaaagacCAAAACTTGTTAACATTTATGGAACCAGAACCTGTGAAAGAACTGAGCAAAATCAACAAAATTCCTGGAGCAGAAGACACAAAGAAGGTAAGAATGGGTATTGGGTTTTGGTTCATGAAGTGGCAGAGTATGGACATGTATCTAGAAATGGGATTTTTCAATCAAATCAATGGGATTTTTGGACAATTATTTTGTCCAAAATGTTGCTTCTTCCATTCACTAGCAAAACCATTTTTTCTTCATCCATCTAAATATTGTTAATACATAGAAATATGGAAAACAATTCATACTATTGAACTATGACTAAACCTTTAAGTAACAGAGACAGACTGTTCTAGCCAATAACTTACAGTATTCTTATTCTCATGTTTCATGGTAACAGACTACCTCTGTTATTTAAATTCATCATGTTTTATGGACGTACagttcctccccccccccccccaaaaaaaaaagaaaaccaaagaaaattagattatttttattcatttaattCTCCCTGAACTTCAGAAATATGAGAAGGGGTGAGGCAAATTCTTCTACAACTTTGCTCCTTATGAAAAACTTTTATAAGCCTATCACCTGCTTCAACACAATTTACATTCAAAGTTTAAGAGTTCATAATGTAGTGGTTTCTTGCTATATTATTTGTAGGCATAAATTGCATTCCATGTTTTATTAGTTCCAGGATTCTGTCTTCACCATAGTTATAGCCAACAAATGATAAACAGAATCAATTTCTTtagtaaagaaatattaaaaatattttggacatGAAACTTGTCATAAGAGAAGGTGTGAGACATCACAAAATTACAGATTCAACATTTTTGCATGTTCTATCCATACCCAGTGCAACTGTCTAAGATGttacttatttctttttttgtcctaTTTGACTTAAATACCTAGAAGAGCCTTTGTAGGCCTTGTAGGAATTATCTTAGACTTTTCCCTTCATTTATGTTTTCCTCAGATGTTatacttttgttttcccaggaTGTAGAGGTAAACAAAGACCAAAGCAatcacaataaaaaaatcactccaAATCCTCCTGATCTCTTCCCAAATGGACTTCCCAGCATCTATTTGGAGGACCCTAAAAAAAGTTTGGACATTACAGCTAAGATGAATGAGAATGATTTAATACATGTTTCAGTCTTGCATTTGCATTTGGCTGAGATGAAGAAAATCtcacagaaggaaagagagTAAGTGCAAAATATATCCTACTTTTGGAAAtctctgttaaaaataaaggagTTTAAAACACTTTCTAATATAGGTATGGTGATTGTGAATTTTTAGCTCATTTGTTCTCATTTCTAAGCTTTATTCATTGCGATATATAAGGCTTTGATAAGAATTTAGAGGGATAATTCAACATAGAGACTGTAATTTTCAAAATCAGTTGAAGACAGTTAGAAaatcaaaaggaagaaaattcctaTTGCAAATATATTCAACAGTTTCAGTTCAGAGAGTGTAATGATAAAGTGTGTTTATCACAGGAATTTCCTTCTTGTCAGTTTATTTCATAATTGTCCTGTAGACAGCAAaagtctgagaaaaaaaaatcctttaaattCCTAAGCAGtatttactgtgttttcttATATGAATTAAGACAGCTTTAGAAAGCatacaatgatttttttcttgaatcaTATTGTAGAAAATGACCAGAAGTATGCTCTCTCTCcttaaaaagaatttaatttttttgtagaAGCAATACATATGTACCTGTGAGTTATGAGAATGATGCCTCACATATCTATTTTCGCTTAGTTGAAATATTTGGAGTCCTAGATGTTTCATCTTTCAGTGGCAGTcaaatatatatacatgaatctacagtaattttcttttagaaaggTGATAATTTTTCAACTCTTGTTTTTAATCACTTCTTAGGCAAAATGTTCATAAACCCAGATTCTGAGCCCTGGTTttgtcttgtttgtttgttcacaTGCTTCTCTAGCTGATTTGTAACTGTACTTCAGAGAGTCACATTTTCCCACTTATGCTTAGATATAGACTGACTGGTATGAAGTAATGAATTTACTAACATATGGTAAGAATTGGGGCATATCTATAACATACAATATATGACTGTGCAAACTCAAGTAGAAAATGCTTACAGAGCAGTGATTTCCACATAATAGCAGGTATTAGTATAACAACTCCCTCTCTAGGTCAGTTTGGGCAGcattttctctgtgcaaagatGTTATGTAAGCAGAATATATGCATCTTCAAAGTATGAAGCACTTATATTTGGCAAAGTGCACAATGAATATCTAGGAGT includes the following:
- the CCDC102B gene encoding coiled-coil domain-containing protein 102B isoform X1 → MVNQNMNSDSAQKRMEEAHIFGTQPRQPYKLDGSCHPGDHLCNPNQPSQSFCPYSSHYTYMHMDYNSDWEIFEAVKIRELEEVKARAAQMEKTMRWWSDCTANWREKWSKVRAERNKAQEEARQLRIKLDSVIKEMSMLKKINQNLLSEKENFENGTGWKTKCSCSEIYYIKKDQNLLTFMEPEPVKELSKINKIPGAEDTKKDVEVNKDQSNHNKKITPNPPDLFPNGLPSIYLEDPKKSLDITAKMNENDLIHVSVLHLHLAEMKKISQKEREMNAFLEKEMEKMKNELFLWKWKYEELRQNKLESLKQLERMQSENTSGWGKSEPLEAEKQNLEEQTRKLKLQSKEMKPSKQRIWDQTKFLVCCWRFYRDSE
- the CCDC102B gene encoding coiled-coil domain-containing protein 102B isoform X2 — its product is MVNQNMNSDSAQKRMEEAHIFGTQPRQPYKLDGSCHPGDHLCNPNQPSQSFCPYSSHYTYMHMDYNSDWEIFEAVKIRELEEVKARAAQMEKTMRWWSDCTANWREKWSKVRAERNKAQEEARQLRIKLDSVIKEMSMLKKINQNLLSEKENFENGTGWKTKCSCSEIYYIKKDQNLLTFMEPEPVKELSKINKIPGAEDTKKDVEVNKDQSNHNKKITPNPPDLFPNGLPSIYLEDPKKSLDITAKMNENDLIHVSVLHLHLAEMKKISQKEREMNAFLEKEMEKMKNELFLWKWKYEELRQNKLESLKQLERMQSENTSGWGKSEPLEAEKQNLEEQTRKLKLQICKTRNHRTSQTGMDLR
- the CCDC102B gene encoding coiled-coil domain-containing protein 102B isoform X3, coding for MVNQNMNSDSAQKRMEEAHIFGTQPRQPYKLDGSCHPGDHLCNPNQPSQSFCPYSSHYTYMHMDYNSDWEIFEAVKIRELEEVKARAAQMEKTMRWWSDCTANWREKWSKVRAERNKAQEEARQLRIKLDSVIKEMSMLKKINQNLLSEKENFENGTGWKTKCSCSEIYYIKKDQNLLTFMEPEPVKELSKINKIPGAEDTKKDVEVNKDQSNHNKKITPNPPDLFPNGLPSIYLEDPKKSLDITAKMNENDLIHVSVLHLHLAEMKKISQKEREMNAFLEKEMEKMKNELFLWKWKYEELRQNKLESLKQLERMQSENTSGWGKSEPLEAEKQNLEEQTRKLKLQVTTILHSDSSS